The Triticum aestivum cultivar Chinese Spring unplaced genomic scaffold, IWGSC CS RefSeq v2.1 scaffold175669, whole genome shotgun sequence genomic sequence CTCCACCACAGTGGGTAACTTGATGTTCTCAACATCATCCTCTTCATTCTCATCCCTCGGCTACAAGTGTGGAAGTTAGACAAATGCTCACATCACATACAACAAGACCAAAAAAGAAATAAAGCAAAGGTAAGGAAAAGATGGCAAACATACCACCAGATTCAAGTCAACATGAGCACCCTTGATATAACTTGCACCACAAACTAATGCCTCCACCATAACCGGTTTTAACGAACTCCTATAGTCATCTAAGACACAAGTTGACAAACTAGAGTGAGGATGAGAAGTTGACAAGTTTATATCCAAAGTTCAATAGTATGAGTTGACATACCTAAAATCCTTCCGGTCGTGCTGAAGGTAGATTCCGAAGACACGGAGGTAGCCGGGATAGTAATGAACCTCTTGGCTATCTTGGCCAACATTGGGTACCTTGGAGCATTCTCTTTCCACCAACCAAGAAGATCAAGAGCCTTGTCGCGAGGGGCAACCGCATCCTCTAAGTAGTTTCTCAACTCACTCTTTGATATTCTTGTTGAACGGGACGATAAGAAGGCCTCGTACCCAGCTTGAACCGGGATACTAGGAATGTTTgtagaggaagatgagctttctcCATTTCCAGCTCGCTTATTTTGAGCAACACATTTGTCATACAAGGCTGCCAACTCTTTCTCCACAGTTTTGATCTCAGTCCTAAACCTCATACTTCCTTCTCCATATAGTTCTCCAAAGGCCCACTCTATGTAACCCATCTTGTACCTCGGATCAAAGATGATAGCATTGGAGTGAATTAGAAAGCATATGAGTAAAAAAACAGCAACCACGGGAGTAAAAACAGCAAGCATGTGTACCTAGGATCAAAGATGGTTGCGATCACCATGGCATTGTTCTTTTCTTCCCAATATTTGTCAAACTTCTCCAACATTGCTTCACCCATTTCCTTGTAGTGGTCACTGTCACTAGCCATTGCATGTTTGATTGCAAGCTTGATACCAACAATGTATGGGTAGAAGATGTTCGAAGTAGGATATAAGCTTCCTGAAAATGCTTTTGTCACCTCAGCCAAACTCTCAAGTAATGGAGAGATAAGGTCATACATGTCCCACTCTGCGTTTGTCGGCGCCCAAGCATAGTTGGCATTTGAACCAGCATGAGAGGTCAAGGCTTCCTTAT encodes the following:
- the LOC123178132 gene encoding zinc finger BED domain-containing protein RICESLEEPER 1; its protein translation is MISTARGYKEALTSHAGSNANYAWAPTNAEWDMYDLISPLLESLAEVTKAFSGSLYPTSNIFYPYIVGIKLAIKHAMASDSDHYKEMGEAMLEKFDKYWEEKNNAMVIATIFDPRYKMGYIEWAFGELYGEGSMRFRTEIKTVEKELAALYDKCVAQNKRAGNGESSSSSTNIPSIPVQAGYEAFLSSRSTRISKSELRNYLEDAVAPRDKALDLLGWWKENAPRYPMLAKIAKRFITIPATSVSSESTFSTTGRILDDYRSSLKPVMVEALVCGASYIKGAHVDLNLVPRDENEEDDVENIKLPTVVEEINDW